A genome region from Marasmius oreades isolate 03SP1 chromosome 5, whole genome shotgun sequence includes the following:
- a CDS encoding uncharacterized protein (BUSCO:EOG09264HN5), protein MTMTLTRNFERSLTSLRHTSIPHLKISARENAKTSLVLSRFSSTLKSKESEHAHTTVLTWPEYLAIRAKRRKWQNAMSVPTSFLGLFGGASYFGNLTTDPMTPVFGLDPFMFYGICTAACMGFGYLLGPSLGNAIWRFTHRHYGDLIDSRDREFYQHITKRRVDASLQSPTSPVPDYYGEKIGSLHHYRRWLRDQGKYRRKAVLPED, encoded by the exons ATGACCATGACACTCACTCGTAATTTCGAACGCTCCCTGACTTCTCTACGACACACGTCAATACCGCACCTCAAGATATCTGCCCGCGAAAACGCGAAAACGTCTCTCGTTCTCAGTAGATTCAGCTCTACTTTGAAGTCAAAAGAAAGTGAACACGCCCACACTACAGTTCTAACATGGCCAGAATACCTCGCAATCAGAGCTAAACGAAGGAAATGGCAAAAT GCCATGTCAGTCCCCACCTCTTTCTTAGGTCTCTTTGGAGGCGCTTCATATTTCGGGAATCTGACCACTGATCCTATGACACCCGTATTT GGACTCGATCCATTCATGTTCTACGGAATCTGTACAGCAGCTTGTATGG gtttcggctACCTCCTAGGCCCCTCCCTAGGCAACGCGATTTGGAGATTCACTCACCGCCACTACGGTGACCTCATCGACTCTCGAGATCGTGAATTCTATCAACACATTACAAAACGTCGTGTGGATGCGTCTCTACAGAGCCCAACGAGCCCTGTACCAGATTATTATGGAGAGAAGATCGGGTCGCTTCATCATTATAGACGG TGGCTTCGCGACCAAGGCAAGTACAGAAGGAAGGCAGTCTTGCCGGAAGATTAG